Within Bactrocera oleae isolate idBacOlea1 chromosome 6, idBacOlea1, whole genome shotgun sequence, the genomic segment CCATTTCACGTTTATTGCCAATTGCTTATCGATTacatgttaaatttttataaatttctttcgGCAATTGCAGCGACGTGCCACCGGCAGACAGCGATATTTGATATGCACACGCTGTAAGTTCGGCTACGCATATTAGGCGAGGTCTTCCGAGTCATGcatttcgtttatttattataaatatcaatTGAACTTATATTAAATCGCAAATGACTAATTTACAACACTTTAGGTTTCACTCGCCAATTCACTTAGTTTTTTGAGTATAAAAGGTAGTTAAGTTTGCCAAGGGAATCATACAACCTCAACACTTCCAATTGTCAAGTATAAGCAAACcccaaacaaaagcaaaatgttCAAATTCGTaagttttttagatattttaccgttttttttgtgttcgtcatttgcaatttttattgcatactttCAGGTAACTTTCGTTCTTGTCGCTCTCGTTGCATGCGCATCAGCGAAACCCGGTGTTGTGGCACCATTAGCCGCCGCTCCTCTGGCCTACGCAAACGCTCCACTGTATGCCGCTGGCGGCAGCAGCCAAATCGACGTACGCAACAACTATGATGGCACACTTTCCTCATACACCACAACACCTTTCCAGTATTCCGGCCCCTTCGCCAGTCGTTATGTCTCTGGTGTCCCAGCTGCTTATGCCGCCGCTGCGCCAGTTTTGGCTAAATATGCTGCGCCAGCCGTCTTAGCCGCCCGCGCCCCTCTGGCTGCCTTGCCCGCACCTTTCGCCGCTGCGCCAGCTCCTTTAGCTGCTCTGCCCGCACCTTTCGCCGCTGCGCCAGCTCCTTTAACTGCTCTGCCCGCACCTTTGGCCGCCGCACCATTCGCCGCACCCTTCCACGCTGCTTACGCCGCTGCCCCAGCTCCCTATGCGTGGTAAAGAGGGTGGAATAGGTAGGAAGTAACGAAAACTGACGGCATTTTGCTTGCAAGTTGCTGAAACTTGAACTGATTAATctgttaaagtaaaaataaaaacaatttagaaACAAATGTTCAGTGTTTAACTTGAAGAAGTGTGGATGGTCACATCTGGTAGATTAGGGTGAGAAAACGATACGGGGAATATGTAGCACCAAAAAATATCTCTTAATAATCTAACAACTGTTCGAATCCTAACTTATTTTGTAAACCAAATGATGAATGTGCTTCTCAACCtaagttttagtttttcttCTGGAGAACTGCCATCGTTggaaatctataaaaaaaaacaaaaactataaaagaaTACAGAAATCAATTCTACTATTTTAGCttagaaatattaattaagtTAATTGAACTACTTCTGCCGTTACAACTGAGGTTTCCTATCTGACCTTAAAGAGCCAAGCTATATCGGGGTGTTagcaaatttactttttattattagcgtatacacatatgtatataagttctTCTTAGCTGTTTAATGTcgtatattaatattgaaaaggTAACTGGGTCTGAGTTTATTATCATTCAGTATTATGTtatcatttataaaaattaaaaagaccaATGCCAGTTACACCTTACTAATGGAATCGTCTCGTCTTTATGAGAGAGAATTGAATCCTTATGATTAAGGATTCCGctaataatttgaaaacaaaagaaGCAAAGTTCGTTAGCAACTAAtttatgttaatacttgtattgAAAGGTGACAGAATTGTCTTGGCTCTGCTCAGGTGAAGGATCCTTTCGTAAGTGGTTTGCTGAGTTTCATCTAGGCAAATTAGCATCGAAAACGATGAACTCAGTGGACATTCAAATGAGGCTTTTGTGgtcgaaaataacaaaaaaaaatcacaaaatgttGTGAGATGTCCGTAATATTAATCGTTGACAACTGATAatcgaaaaacataaaaaaagtgtTGTCCTTATCGTCCAAGAATGTTTCGGTATGCGAAGGCTGTGGAAAAAATCAATGCCGAAGGAAGCCAGAAATCAGCTGATCAATAGTTCAAATTGCTTTCTCTTGAGTCGGACTactactatagcatttagctgccatacaaaccgaacaatCGTAATCAAgagcttgtaaggaaaactttttttagttGAAGaggtgcaatcttcgaagaaattgctcagatcggatTATTTTAgcacaaactgactgatcaaaatcaagttcttattaggaatcttttgtatttgtgaagagtattatagcttcgctaaccggagttaacgttttttcttgtatattacATAACTTTATGTTGCTTTGTCAGATAGTAGTGCTTCCACTTATATTTCATTGCAttgacatatatacattcattatgcataaaaatgtaaacacaaTGGAAACATTATGCTTACATTATAAAATGCACACCACACTGGTTGACCTGTGTCATAATTAGCGCCTAAAATAGTAACACTTGTTACAACATTCAACCAGCAATTAAAGCGAACTAATTGTTTGCCAGTGAGTGGGCCTATTGCGGTTATGAAAAGAGCAAAGCATTGCCCGCAACATTTTCCTTCACATTGAATACTAAAGAGCCAGTAATCGACCGTCGACCAAAAATGGTCACCCACAATAGTTTAATGGCGATTGACGCCGCAGTTCGTCACCATGTCCAACCAAGTATTGGCTAGAAAGTGAAATGTACAATGGTTTGCCCAGTAATTGTGGGTAATGtgaagtttttcatataaatgccagcaataaaattaataattcattaGCCAGATAACATTTGCATAGACAAGTGTGGTCCTTGGTAAAACAACTTACTTTAAACTCTAACAAATATAAGCAAAATGACGTCTATGAAATTTGTAAGTATACTCTCTTTGTTTCTCCATGaactttttaaagaattaaGTACCTTCTCTATTTTCAGGCTTTCGTTTTGCTAGCCATGACTGCAGTAGCCGTCGCTAAACCTTCATATCCTTTTTCATTGAATTCAGCTATACCGGACCATTTCGATCTATCTCCACCGGTGCTGCCACCAACACATTTCCACTCAGCTCCTCCTGCTCCCGAACAATGGTTACCTGAACCTCATTTCCATGCTGCTGCACCTGTACCTGAACCTTGGCTGCCTGCGCCTCATCTATTACCAGCACCTGCTCCATTCCTTCCTGCTCCAACGCCAATACTTCCAGCTCCTGCACCAATACTACCAGCTCCAGCCGCATTTCTGCCAGCTCCTACTCCAGTCCTTCCAGCACCCGCCTTTTTACCAGCTCCGGTAGTGCATCATCATCACCATGTGGTGCCCGCACCTCTGCCCGTACCAGTGCCAGTGTTGCAACCCGCGCTCGCCCCACCAGTGTTAGAGCCTGCAGCATTTGTAGCTCCCTCATACCGCGCCGTATTTGGCCCCAAAACCACTACACACCACGTGTCAGTCGGTTATGCTTTTCCCACAGCGCATGTGGCTAAAATAGTGGCGCCTCACGCTCATCTTCATTCCGTGCCTGTGCACTCGGCTAAATTATTGGCTCACCACCACCATCACTCACTCTTCTAATTTCCTTTGTTGTAAAGAAAAAGTGATTAATTAGAGACAAAAGGAAGTTGATATGTTGGCATATCAAAAGCGAATAGCACCAAAGTCATTTACGTACGTACCTTACATCAGTATGCCAGTATGTATATACCATGGAGTTTAAGTTTTACTTTAACTCgattgttaatttatttaacatttttttatttttaatctaatttaattttgcGTATTTATAATTTGTAGCAATAATTACCTTTGTTATAATTACACAACCCAAGTATTCGAATAATtagtacaatgaaataaacaagttaataatattgtatgtgcaaaaaaaattggGACTGgagtttttcattaaaatataggTTATTTGTAAATGATTGTAGATATCAAGTGCTTATTCTTTAAATAAGTCAGCTATACTCATGACTGATAACTATCAGTTCTCTGACCAATTTGAATATATGAGATTCTcacttaaagcaaaaataaatcttCCAGGTTTATAAATAGAGTACTTGTAGTCACCTCACTTCACAGTTTTTCTTCCAACCATCCGAGACTTTAGTAAATTCAAGAATTGTGCTTGACGCAAGAAAGACCAAATGCTTTCTACTCGGATTAGAGTACCCCAATATTTTTACAGTTTAAAGCAAGAGCTTCGGTCTAACTATCACCATACAATGTTTGAAACAAATCTTTAAACTAGTGTTgagttaaataattaacaatgtACAATTGTTGTCGTATGCTTACGATTCATACATCTTCGGACTAAAGATATTACCCAACAGCTCCGTTTTCCCTATACAAGTATTGTTTACAGAAGTGTGGAGGATTGGAGGAGGATAtacatcaaataaaaagttcgaGCAACGAATTTGCACTAATGATAGCCAAAATTTTGAAGATGGAGGCAAATTCATGCAACCTGAAAGTACCACAAACTTCAAAAGGCGCACAATGCTGTCTAcgaaaatggaaaagttttaagGTGGATTTTTTGGGTCTTCGGCAGACGCGTTAGCAAaggtaaatattgtataaaatatattatgagcTGTATGTACTTGATGTcgatataacaatatttaagCGAACGTAATTGAGGGTGGACTGAAAGGAGATCATCAACTTCCAAGCAGCAATATAGTAGCAGCGAATGTAATAAAATCCGTGTTGTTTTgcattaattgtaatttaattaattttaatttagcaacattttactttattggaTTTCCTATATTTTAACTTATTGAGAGAGCTCGAATAACACGAATAGACGTATTCTCGAAAAAGTCAATTCTGATTTTAAAATTGGAGGTGTCCAAATGTTTTGATTATCCACAATCAACCTCTTAATAATTTAACCACATTTAGGCTTTCAATTACATGAGaggtaggtatgtacatactttgTTTAATATCTaagaaatgttaaataaaaacgcTAACTTCGTTGTTCGGTTGAAGCTATAAGCTATAGGagcccgatctgaacaatttcttcggagatgccttgaacaataacatatgccaaatttcgtgaacatatcttgtcaaataaaaagttttccaaacaagaatttaatttttatcgttcagtttgtggggcagatacatacataaatcgccggttcccacaaatgagcagcttcttaggcaGAAAAGaacctgtgcaaaatttcagattgatatctcaaaaactgagtgacaaGCTCGCGTATATACCGACAGCCGAACTTAGTTAAAACGACTAAGCATGTTccgctgttcatttatatactaGTACTTTATAGGGTCCTCGTCATTTTCTTCTgagcgttacaaacttcgttgcaaccTTAACATACCTTGTTCAGGATATAGTTAAATTGAGAATGAGTATTGCATATATTTATCGCTAAAATAGAAAGGTACCTtattaatgttaaaatttaCTTCCTTATACGGAAATTTATCCTTTTTTTGTAACCTCGATTACTGATAACAAACtcgaaaatataagaaaaataggAGATATTTTGTATGGTTAAAGCTATCGAATCTGATATACAGATAAAGTGAGATATTTGAGAGGAACACAGACATAAAAAAATCTTACACCTAGAGTGATATATGtactattaaaataatttttcgaatcTCTATGTCTCTCACATAAAATTCCAGCCAGGTATGTTCAATTTGTCAAAACATATCTATACTACTTAGATTGGCCACCGACAccaatgtatataaataagttgAATCGCGTTATCgaaattgcataaatttcataatttcccATTTTAATCGTACacgtatacataagtatacacactagggtgggtaaaaaaaacgaatatttttttcgcttgttaCTCTAAAAAATAAGTCCTTAGACACCTATAATAAATCTCTCCAGATATTTTTTGAAGAAGcgagatataaatatttctatctgataataagaaaaaaaatagataagtGTAAAACCTTcacgttacaattaagagctctaACTTGTAAAGATTTTCatcatcaaaatttcaaaatcgtttttatttatataccctAACACGCATACATACTAACATATGGGTATATATTAAATGGCATGCAAATGTTTGGATTAAATAATTCACTAATTTACAGCACGCAAAATTAGGCAACGCATTTGACACGCAAGGCACGTAACCAACTACCGTCTGGTTGAGCCGTTGTTGGTCACCGTGTTGATGCAACCGACGTTGACGGTATATGCAAGCGTACGCACGTTCAAAATCGCCTCACACCCAAAATCAATCGCTTGCGAAGACAAGACACCGCGTAAGACGGCAGCAAAACGCAAAGGTGCAAAGTAAACAATTGACCCCGAATATTTACTATGTGCAGTGTCTTATGGTCCTACAATTTGCTCACACTTCCTACCAGACGCTTTTCCAAAAAAAgcgaaactaaatttttattttggagaCAGATGTGGATTGAACAAACCCTTACGATCCCCTTGTCTTATAGCGATGCTCACGTTTTTTATCCGAGGACTTAATATAGatgtatatgtgaatatatttaattaattttagtaaCTTCAGCGTTAATTCGACACATGGTCCAAAACCCAAAACATATTCTCTTGGTTTATGGCAAAGATCGAAACAATGTCATCTGCACAAAATAAGGTTAGTAAAAATAGATAATCCCAAAATATGCTAAAGATTATAATGAAGGAACATTTTGACCCTCGAACGTTTCTCCTTTATACTATTACATTCTTTTAATATTACTTCAAATGCAAAGTTTACGACATCCTTCAATTGTTCTTCTGGTAAGTTTCCAAACATAGACTATGAAGTATTAAAATTAGAATGGAGATTAGAATCGGCAAGTTCTTTGATAATTTGGAAAATCTAATGAATTTATAATAACGGAGATTTAATAACCTGATAACTGAAAAGAGTAGAAAGCAACTATTTAATATCAATGTAGTGCATTGATACAATGCAACAATGAAGGTATCGGGATAAAGCTCTGTCTGCACAAATAGTACTTTTAAGATATGTCATGTCTAATCTAGAAGTTGtaaaatcggatcataactAGTCTAGATACCGAATAAATGGAGCCCAGTGCGTATAGCTCGCTTGTTAGCGAAAATATCAGCCCAACTGTaagctttattataaaattcaGAGAGCTTTTGATAAAATCAGGTGAATACTTCCCCCATGTTCCAATTATCTAATATAAGAATTTCGAACTTTTGGTATTATACCGTAAATATCAGTAAATATGTAAGATACTTTAGAGATATTACGTTTGATATTGGATATATACAATATCTTATTgcagaaaatgtgtaaaatcggtCCACAAATTACCCCAGCTCCCATATAACACATactataataatttccgttatttttttcgaataattCTACGGCCCCTAGGCAACCCTCtggaaaaaaattcttttatgaaaattcaAGTGGAGTGTAACTCGTTAAGCTGACAGACGCAATGTACATGGCactgtattttaataattttgatattaagTAATAGCAAGTTGAATTAAAATAGTCCACTGTACATGCCTATCGAAATACGGCCGACCATTGAGTACAAGCTGGCATACATAGCGATATCGCTTACTGCACTAACTCTAATTCCCCGTTCACCAACCTATTCATCGAGCCAATAAATAACAATTTGTCGACAACTATGTACTAatggaaattaaattatttcattactTGAAGTGATTACGTAGGCGTTGATTGCGGGTGGCAGCTTGTGACACTAGTTGACCAACGTGCACGAATACAAAAATGAACACACACATGCTCAGCCGCACTATTATGTTATATATCAGCTCTATGCGAATAGGTCGGCCTTTTACCTGGAAGTATGTAAGTCAATTGGGGCGCATGAAATACAGAAGTGTGACAATGCCTTGGGTGTACTATGTGGGTTTATGAGACATTCCATggttttttgttgcaattttcgTATCCAACAAAAGTAAACTATTTTTGGACgtattaaataatgtaatgCGCAATTGATTTACTTAAAGTAAATTATTAATCAATCGGTTATAGCATAAAGGGCATTGGTAGGTGCAAAATTGTAGTGCGACGAACCGGCGCTTGCCAAATATTTGGGAAGCTATGTACATTACTTTACAGTTAAACGAAGCGCTGTTTTTAGTAACCTTATAGTGCATTAACTGGATTGACTTAGAGCAATTGCAATTATTATAAAAGATCTATCAAAGCATTCGATATGCATCAAAGTCGTTCATATCGTCGGGCAATTAACATCGACTCACAAAAATTTTTACCACAGAAAAAATTcgcaatattcaaaaaatatggcCAATAAATTTTTGGTATGCACTCAATAATATtccattaaatttataattaaatcaaCTTTTAACATCTTTATCTAATTCCTTTCAGCTCATCGCTTCATTCGCCTGTGTCGCTGTAGCGAACGCTGGTTTACTGCCTGCCGCTGCCATTGCTCCTGGATTTGTCGCACCATATGCGTCATCGTTCAATGCTCATCACATTAATCACGCTGTAGCGTTGCCAGTCGCTCCACCCGCAGTGCCAATTGCTGCACCGGCACCCTTCGCCGTGGCTGCTCCACCCAGGGTAGCCTTTGCTGCCCCAGCTCCTGTTGCAGCGTCGTTAGCATTCCCTCCTAAGGTGGCTTTCGCCGCCCCAGCATCGGTTGCGTTCTCTGCTCCCGCTAGAATCGCTGCACCTTTGGCTGCCCCCTTGCCATTCGCCCCGGCGCCACTCCAATATGCTCCAGCACCTCTGCGTTTCGCCGCGCCAGCACCGTTCCTGGGTTAGACCGATCAAACTACATGAACTAGATAGATTTGTAAATACACTGGCgcttattataattaaattattgtaaggGATGCATATTCTTAAACTATGATTTATTGATAATTATAGAAAATCTACAAAAATAGGAATATGAAAGAATAGTTAtcttaaccgaaaatattttgtttatatgaattgttAGCGGTAGTTGAAATGCATTGTAATCCATCGGATTCCTACAAAATTCGTTAACTTGATGTTGGCGTTGACGAGAAGGTCTAAGACGCAACAAAATCCCGATAGGTGGTGCTAGAACCATTTTACAACTAATAACCTTATTTCTTCTTCGATTAGGCTGATATTCGATATACATATTGGGATTGGGAAAGTGCATTACACTGGTAAAAAAAGTACTCCGCGAGATGGTACtactcttatattatataatattattacaaaggGTAATAATTACGGTCCAATTTTGTTCCTATTACAtggtttataaattaaaaatgcggtaaatatttaaatttggatTATAATTCGAATCAAATAGTACATCAAAAGTCAGTTGACCAGACCGAATCTATTAAGAAATATGAACAAGAAGAAGACTCGATAGATAGTCGAATCTATGGTGCTCAGTTACAAtcaaacaattcaaaattaaaatttcgtccAAAATATAgggaacaaaataaatattaaataactaaTCTGGATAAGATTAAATATAGGTCAAAGTAACTGCGAGACTTACTCTTTAAATGGATGTActtagtcttgccataaattctgttacaaagcttacaatataaaaacattaacataaatgacacaatttatattatttgagtAAAAGTTATGTCTAAAAAGAGATTAACTTTGCTCTTTTCGGGAATATTTCAAAGTCCATTTGTATGGGTCTGCTATGTAACATTTATTAAGCAAAATGAAGCAAAATAAGAGATAATATTTAGGAATTTTATGAGCCTTTAATTTCATGGATTTCTACTTTTGAACTACATATCACCACAAAATCAatcgcaaaataataataattagcaGCAGTAAATAAGCCCCGCCAATTCATTAACCATTAATTTCCCGAAGTTATAGTCACACCTACAtaactgttaaatattttagttgaaCATTTTATTTCGTTTCCTTTCGTCGGTTTTAATTACGTATGTAGTTTCCAAACTTTACAACACAATCAACTCATCGTGTGGTTCACGATGGAAGAGCGGCTTGTCGGCATTGGGTTTGTGCGTTGCTGGCTCCGAGTCGTAAGTGATATGCGCGATGTGAGTTAGTGGTGCCACAATGGCAGTGGCCATTCGCTCGGCTGCAGCGGCCTCCTCATCAACTGCATTACCTGCAGCTACATCTATATCTTGCTTGTCAGCAATTTGGTAGTTCGGATCGGACTCACTGTTGGAACTTATATTCGACGTGGAAATTTGTGGCAAGTTAGTTGTTGGATTGTTGGTGGATTCTGATTCTGCTACAATCACTGCATTCTCTTCCACAATTGGCGCTGCTTGGCCACTGCACACAAACCATAAAAGAATTAAGGTCAACAACCGCATCTGTGAAAGGTGTAGAAAATGTTGATGAGCTCAAGGTTCGCACTCGCGTCAATGAAGTTGAACTTAAACTACTTATTAACGCATATACAAGCACACAATTAACATTTTTGCTTGGGTAACATATATTAACACGTAATCACTCACTTTCATGTTAATACACGACATTGTTGATATGAGATTTACTAAAACTTATTGCTATGCAGTTTATTGTCGATTCCGCTCTTGCACTTCTgttaattttcttgtaattttcaGTATGCTGACGCCGTCCGTAGGTATTCTGGCTTTCATTAGACCTTGGCTTCTTAAATTAAACTACGACGGCTTTTTTCTGGTGCAAGGCATTTTATAAACTTCAACTTGACACCACACTAGACAACAGTATGTGTACAAGAACTCTTGTATTATTTGAATGTTCCCTGCAGGAAATGCTCGACTTAAAGTAATTCTATACCAGTCTACATCTTTGCGATTcatcagaaaaaattttaataggaTTGGTTTATTGCCTTTTACTCTTTggtttatttttgctatttttagtatatatgtagatgatATGAATCGAATCATTGTGATCCTTACTTATTGCCGCTGctttttaaaatacaaacattaCAAATAGACCTGTGCAGAAGCCtttaaaaaaggtaaaaagagAAAGAAAACCACAGTAGGTTAAAACCCATTGGAAGCGAAAGATGAAAATGAAAGGATAAATAATTAAAAGGCAAACTAAGGTCGGAAAGAGAAAGAGGAGGAGCGTGGTTGCATTTTTAAGAGTTAAACCGGTTTAGctcgatttccggcaaaactacgagtcctatagaaaatattatatgacaaagttttttattattaattttgttttttaaagtcaatagatttttcgtttttttgaaATCTCTTCTTtcaaatagtataaaaaatgtatacaatattattatacattttcttAGAAAAGCAGGAGTGGGGTCTTTTCCTGCTAAATAGGTGCTACTACGAAATATTAAGACAAAATTTACCATagtaatcatatatttttaatactgtcAGAAAGTAGAGATTTCAGCAAACATTAAGCCTACTGACATTAGCTTTGAATCTTAACCTGCTAGCTATCAGGAAGAAGAAAATTGACAGTTTCGCTCACAGAGAGCGAAATgacgaaaatgtaaaaaaatggaaaaccaGCAGAAACTAGCAAGAAAATATCAAGATGTTTTTACAATCACTTCATATCAACACTTGAAAATCaatcaaaagtattttgattattataattcaaaataataaaattaaaccaaaTCAAAGCATATGAGTCAAATACCGCTTGTATAGACATGTGCTTTAACAACTGTTTCTTCATATGGCAATAGATATTTTCTGCCAATAGAAATTTCACTAGCAGCAACTAGCAGCTCTCTCAGCTTTTTCCACTCTCAACTTATGCTCTCTTCTGCTAGTTTTTTCGGTTAAGAAACGCTTTTCCAACAGAAACTTTGCTAGCTAGTAATAGTTAGCAGTTAAAATACAAACCTATTGTAACACAATCTAAAAATTTGTCGTAagattttttgattgaaaattaggtGTTTTTTCGGTGTTCAGTCAAAACAAGGCTTTcttctttaatatttcaaataaaaaaaatacattttgtttgtGACATAAGAAAGTAAATTAACACCAAATTTCGTTATAGGTTTTTTTAATACAAGGTGaaagaaaacccaaaaaccctGGTCTAAAAGTGCAGTTCCATTTACGAATATTGTGAAAATTTGCTCAAACTTTAATGCCATTTGTACTTTTTTCAGGAGATAATAATATGGTAAGAACTCACAACTGCATTTTTTGTAAATGGGAAAGGAATAATTTGCCGCCAAACGCTGCGGTCTGGatattaagacaattttttttatttaatctatgcatttaatgaaattaaattgtcTATTATCCCtccttttttttgttatttttttttttttgtttcaaagctTTATAACTCAGTTCCCCTAAATTTCTTGCAGGGTGCGCTTCCGcaaataccatatacatattcacatgCAAGCTTTAGTTGGTTCTTTTATCATTCTGCTCGCCATGCTTGAGTGCGTGATTGTCATcgataaatttattgtattttcaacGTCGTTCTTTATCGACTCATGTTTCTTAGCTTTCTTTTCTTAATACTTTTCATACACTATTTCCACCTATGCgtttattatatgtgtatttacataaatcTAAATGAATATTGTTGGTAGGCACTTAATAATTGGCTCGAAACTCGTTTCAAGACTTGCCGCTCTCCAGCCTTTCTTTCCTTTTGCTTTCTTCTGGTATTCCACTTTCAATAGAGTTTTACGAAGTTACTCTCGCTGTTGTTTAGTTGGTTGTTGCTTTCTGGTTTGTCTTCATTTCTGTGAACCATTGAGGACAACTGCTTCATCATTCGGTTATCAGTTATCTTAAGCGAGTTGCAGCACCACGAAACTTGTTGAGCTTCATAGCCAACTGGTTTTCAAGTTCAAGTTTATATTGTTGACATAATCTACCGGCATCGAAACACGCTGACATGTTCACAGAAAAATGCCACAGGATATATAATCGTATATGCAAGTATTTGGATATGAGACTGCGCTGGATAATAGTGTACTTAGCCAGCAGTGAAATGTCATACCAGTTAGGAAAGATACTAGTTTACAAATGGAAGTTTGTGACCAAAATCTAACTGGTTCCAAATGTAGTATGAACTAGgccggaaaatatttgaattgaatcaattcaaaaattataatttatttaattaaatacaacaAACATAATTTGTTTTAAGACCTTATCGTTTTTATGATTTCGGATAAATTAATAAACGAACCAGTTGGTTTTATGTTCATTATGAACTAGTATAAAATTGGTATACATACTCCTGAGCGAGCTCTGACAATTGTCACCACAATGCAcaataacatataaaataacaattattggtaaaaatatttaatatattaaaagaaatatttaaatttattcctCAGCCGAAAaaggtataacaattttttatataatatatagcatcAAGGGAAATCAATAGTTAAGAAAATCTAAGAGAGTTATAGACAAAGTACGATATATATTGTAGATCGTCATTGCTTCGTTCGATTTACTTGCATATTCCAAACCCGTTTTGAAAATGTCTGTAGGAACACTTGATGAGCTCAGGTTGTACTtggcaataaaattttgtaggtGACACTACAGGTTTTTTTAGTCTCCTTATAA encodes:
- the LOC106616932 gene encoding cuticle protein 38, giving the protein MFKFVTFVLVALVACASAKPGVVAPLAAAPLAYANAPLYAAGGSSQIDVRNNYDGTLSSYTTTPFQYSGPFASRYVSGVPAAYAAAAPVLAKYAAPAVLAARAPLAALPAPFAAAPAPLAALPAPFAAAPAPLTALPAPLAAAPFAAPFHAAYAAAPAPYAW
- the LOC106616962 gene encoding uncharacterized protein, which encodes MTSMKFAFVLLAMTAVAVAKPSYPFSLNSAIPDHFDLSPPVLPPTHFHSAPPAPEQWLPEPHFHAAAPVPEPWLPAPHLLPAPAPFLPAPTPILPAPAPILPAPAAFLPAPTPVLPAPAFLPAPVVHHHHHVVPAPLPVPVPVLQPALAPPVLEPAAFVAPSYRAVFGPKTTTHHVSVGYAFPTAHVAKIVAPHAHLHSVPVHSAKLLAHHHHHSLF
- the LOC118681368 gene encoding cyclin-dependent kinase inhibitor 1C, whose amino-acid sequence is MANKFLLIASFACVAVANAGLLPAAAIAPGFVAPYASSFNAHHINHAVALPVAPPAVPIAAPAPFAVAAPPRVAFAAPAPVAASLAFPPKVAFAAPASVAFSAPARIAAPLAAPLPFAPAPLQYAPAPLRFAAPAPFLG
- the LOC106616933 gene encoding uncharacterized protein encodes the protein MSCINMKMRLLTLILLWFVCSGQAAPIVEENAVIVAESESTNNPTTNLPQISTSNISSNSESDPNYQIADKQDIDVAAGNAVDEEAAAAERMATAIVAPLTHIAHITYDSEPATHKPNADKPLFHREPHDELIVL